From Gigantopelta aegis isolate Gae_Host chromosome 11, Gae_host_genome, whole genome shotgun sequence, the proteins below share one genomic window:
- the LOC121385401 gene encoding uncharacterized protein LOC121385401 yields MSRRKSKDYRAVFRAIDDLLPQRAAVLEFVADFETGMWKGIREVYPGLPIKGCCFHWNQAVWRKVQELGLAQQYLNDDGTCKFIKKIFALPFLPAEHVEAAFDGLRRATQVPGLVTLLDYVDRTWMRSSVWSVDAWSVFNQSVRTNNDVEGWHHRLNHRALGTAPPFYKLIPMLHNEARLIPLICRFVSERKMRRRQRKAFVDVQGKIFQLWGRYTAGGVSTSRFLSACGKLYAPVAH; encoded by the exons ATGTCGCGGCGAAAGAGTAAAGACTACAGAGCC GTCTTCCGCGCCATCGACGATCTCCTGCCACAACGAGCAGCAGTACTTGAATTCGTAGCAGACTTTGAGAcag GGATGTGGAAGGGGATCCGGGAAGTATATCCTGGCTTGCCAATCAAGGGGTGCTGCTTCCATTGGAACCAGGCTGTCTGGAGGAAGGTGCAGGAGCTCGGACTTGCACAACAATACCTAAATGACGACGGCACGTGCAAATTCATAAAGAAGATCTTCGCCCTCCCGTTCCTTCCTGCAGAACACGTGGAAGCAGCCTTCGACGGTCTGAGAAGAGCAACCCAAGTTCCAGGACTGGTGACCCTCTTGGATTACGTTGACCGCACATGGATGAGGAGCAGCGTGTGGTCAGTGGACGCCTGGTCAGTTTTTAACCAGAGTGTGAGGACGAACAACGATGTGGAGGGCTGGCATCACAGACTGAACCATCGTGCCCTCGGAACAGCCCCCCCCTTTTACAAGCTGATCCCAATGCTGCACAACGAGGCCAGGCTGATTCCGCTGATATGCCGGTTCGTGTCGGAGAGGAAGATGCGACGGCGACAGAGGAAGGCCTTTGTAGATGTACAGGGCAAAATCTTTCAACTGTGGGGACGGTACACAGCTGGTGGCGTGTCGACGTCTAGATTTTTATCAGCCTGTGGGAAACTCTACGCCCCTGTTGCCCACTGA
- the LOC121384978 gene encoding cell death specification protein 2-like, whose amino-acid sequence MWGLDDISLGDMLGSNIDPMGEASLDSFVDLSTYLMENTVGATSDVGDVDIQSVTTSSQKRSFGEIETVELVDVEDEVVMETTSDHDYVSKRLRLSSPSESSDDYAGSVKMEPASTVAMETKAFTVPVTPEMKYRQRRNKNNVASRRSRETRKQKYSEMDVVAEQLKVDNEKLKVRIVELEKLAKEMKNILVSKLVGK is encoded by the exons ATGTGGGGTCTGGACGACATTTCCCTTGGTGACATGTTGGGATCCAACATCGACCCCATGGGTGAGGCGAGCCTGGACAGCTTTGTGGATCTGTCCACTTACCTGATGGAG AACACAGTCGGTGCCACAAGTGACGTTGGTGATGTTGACATACAGTCGGTAACAACATCATCTCAGAAACGATCATTTGGGGAAATAGAAACGGTCGAGCTAGTCGACGTGGAGGACGAAGTCGTCATGGAAACGACCTCTGACCACGACTACGTCTCGAAGAGGTTGCGACTGTCCTCTCCATCCGAGTCGAGCGACGACTATGCAGGTTCCGTGAAAATGGAACCCGCGTCGACTGTTGCCATGGAAACTAAAGCGTTCACCGTGCCGGTGACGCCCGAGATGAAATACCGCCAACGTCGCAACAAAAACAACGTGGCGTCGCGCAGGTCACGCGAGACCAGGAAACAGAAATACAGCGAGATGGATGTCGTGGCCGAACAACTGAAGGTTGACAATGAGAAACTGAAGGTCAGGATTGTCGAGCTGGAGAAACTGGCGAAGGAGATGAAGAACATCCTGGTCTCCAAATTGGTAGGGAAgtaa